Proteins from a genomic interval of Streptomyces fodineus:
- a CDS encoding GntR family transcriptional regulator yields the protein MTTDVSSAQPHRGAFGRTARVPKYYRIKQRLLAMAEGLQPGSAMPAERLLAVRFDTSRTTIRQALTELVGEGRLDRIQGKGTFVAQPKLYRTLQLTSHTEDMRAQGLTPASQMLDIGEVPADERLSALLGIAIGERVLRIERLRLASGDPMAIETTHLSARRFPGLRSSLDTCPSLYTALAEVYGVHLAEADETIETSLSTPREAQLLATDVGLPMLLLSRHARDAEGTPVEWVRSVYRGSRYKFVAALRRPEAPVVRPRQAEPEQDGLNHA from the coding sequence ATGACCACCGACGTCAGCAGCGCCCAGCCGCACAGGGGGGCGTTCGGCCGCACCGCGCGCGTGCCGAAGTACTACCGGATCAAACAGCGGCTGCTCGCCATGGCCGAGGGGCTGCAGCCCGGTTCGGCCATGCCGGCCGAGCGGCTGCTCGCCGTCCGGTTCGACACCTCCCGGACCACCATCCGGCAGGCGCTCACGGAACTCGTGGGCGAGGGCCGCCTCGACCGGATCCAGGGCAAGGGCACCTTCGTCGCCCAGCCCAAGCTGTACCGCACGCTCCAGCTCACTTCGCACACCGAGGACATGCGGGCGCAGGGCCTCACGCCCGCCTCGCAGATGCTGGACATCGGGGAGGTGCCGGCGGACGAGCGGCTCTCGGCCCTGCTCGGCATCGCCATCGGCGAACGGGTGCTGCGCATCGAGCGGCTGCGGCTGGCGAGCGGCGATCCGATGGCGATCGAGACGACCCATCTGTCCGCGCGCCGCTTCCCCGGCCTGCGCTCGTCCCTGGACACCTGTCCGTCGCTGTACACGGCGCTCGCCGAGGTGTACGGCGTCCATCTCGCGGAGGCCGACGAGACCATCGAGACCTCGCTGTCGACCCCACGCGAGGCACAGCTGCTCGCCACCGACGTGGGCCTGCCGATGCTGCTGCTCTCCCGGCACGCGCGGGACGCGGAGGGCACACCGGTGGAGTGGGTGCGCTCGGTGTACCGGGGATCGCGCTACAAGTTCGTGGCCGCGTTGCGCCGCCCCGAGGCCCCGGTGGTCCGGCCCAGACAGGCGGAGCCGGAACAGGATGGACTCAACCACGCCTGA
- a CDS encoding DUF6299 family protein — MPKRPALAAALGAAALLCAAVGPATADPSETVTVDPTGRIADDGTITLSGTYRCSGSTGLAFVSSSISQGDHTSVYPIGGTAAQCDGAEHRWENSGPISPRTLKAGKAHVQVTITELRAGGLLLLPAFHAVQDQDVKLAQE, encoded by the coding sequence ATGCCCAAACGTCCCGCCCTCGCCGCGGCCCTCGGCGCCGCCGCCCTGCTGTGCGCCGCCGTCGGCCCGGCCACCGCCGATCCCTCCGAGACCGTGACCGTCGATCCGACCGGCCGTATCGCCGACGACGGCACCATCACCCTTTCCGGCACCTACCGCTGCTCCGGGTCCACCGGCCTCGCCTTCGTCAGCTCCTCGATCAGCCAGGGCGACCACACCTCCGTGTACCCCATCGGCGGCACCGCTGCCCAGTGCGACGGCGCCGAGCACAGGTGGGAGAACTCCGGCCCGATCTCGCCCAGGACCCTCAAGGCCGGCAAGGCCCACGTACAGGTCACGATCACGGAACTGCGCGCCGGCGGGCTCCTGCTGCTGCCGGCCTTCCACGCCGTCCAGGATCAGGACGTCAAGCTCGCCCAGGAGTGA
- a CDS encoding DUF5999 family protein: MCSNQSSCPASGPARRHPVAAHPEQGWTLLCDGSIVFDDSGELHPDGSVVPPCRVPAERPAVAA; this comes from the coding sequence ATGTGCTCCAACCAGTCCTCGTGCCCCGCGTCCGGTCCCGCCCGGCGGCACCCGGTGGCCGCCCACCCCGAGCAGGGCTGGACCTTGCTGTGCGACGGCTCGATCGTCTTCGACGACAGCGGCGAACTGCACCCGGACGGCAGCGTCGTCCCGCCGTGCCGGGTCCCGGCGGAGCGGCCGGCCGTCGCGGCCTGA
- a CDS encoding RidA family protein produces MTTERVNPPELSPPTGFSHAVVAFGSRVVFLAGQTALDADGKVSGDTLPEQFERALGNLLTALRTAGGTPADLARVTVYATDVAAYRAHAGHLGRIWQDLAGRNYPAMAVVQVVRLWDEQAMVELDGFAVLP; encoded by the coding sequence GTGACGACAGAGCGCGTCAACCCACCCGAGCTGTCCCCGCCCACGGGCTTCTCGCACGCCGTCGTCGCCTTCGGCTCCCGTGTGGTGTTCCTCGCGGGCCAGACCGCTCTCGACGCCGACGGCAAGGTCAGCGGTGACACGCTCCCCGAGCAGTTCGAGCGGGCCCTCGGCAACCTCCTCACGGCCCTGCGCACGGCCGGCGGCACCCCCGCCGACCTCGCACGGGTCACCGTCTACGCCACGGACGTCGCCGCGTACCGCGCCCACGCCGGGCACCTTGGCCGTATCTGGCAGGACTTGGCGGGCCGTAACTATCCGGCGATGGCCGTCGTGCAGGTCGTACGGCTGTGGGACGAGCAGGCGATGGTGGAACTGGACGGCTTCGCGGTGCTGCCGTAG
- a CDS encoding acyl-CoA dehydrogenase family protein, translated as MPAFSLEPRQTAWCAELRTLAVERLRPLAEKGEPGHVNRPLLAELGRLGLLARLFSSGALDLCLMRESLAQACTEAETALALQGLGAHPVHAHGSPAQRERWLPRVADGSAVAAFALSEPGAGSDAAALSLAAEPDGGGGWRLTGAKCWISNAPEADFYTVFARTTPAAGARGVTAFLVPADRPGLTGGALEMLSPHPIGALDFDAVPVTADDVLGTVDRGFAVAMGTLNLFRPSVGAFAVGMAQAALEATLEHTRRREAFGGRLMDLQTVSHQVAEMALRTEAARLMVYAAATAYDDGAADVPGRAAMAKLLATETAQYVVDTAVQLHGARALRCGHLLEHLYREVRAPRIYEGASEVQRGIIAKELYAQTEEGSR; from the coding sequence GTGCCCGCATTCTCGCTGGAACCGCGGCAGACCGCCTGGTGTGCCGAGCTGCGCACCCTGGCCGTCGAACGGCTGCGCCCGCTCGCCGAGAAGGGCGAACCGGGACACGTCAACCGGCCGCTCCTCGCCGAGCTCGGCCGACTCGGCCTGCTGGCACGGCTGTTCAGCTCCGGCGCACTGGACCTGTGCCTGATGCGGGAGTCCCTCGCCCAGGCCTGCACCGAGGCCGAGACCGCCCTCGCCCTCCAGGGCCTGGGTGCCCATCCGGTGCACGCCCACGGCAGCCCCGCCCAGCGTGAGCGCTGGCTGCCCCGGGTCGCCGACGGCAGCGCGGTCGCCGCCTTCGCGCTGAGCGAGCCGGGGGCCGGATCGGACGCGGCCGCGCTGTCCCTCGCGGCCGAGCCCGACGGGGGCGGCGGCTGGCGGCTCACCGGCGCCAAGTGCTGGATCTCCAACGCCCCCGAGGCCGACTTCTACACCGTCTTCGCCCGCACCACACCCGCCGCCGGCGCCCGGGGCGTGACCGCCTTCCTCGTCCCCGCCGACCGGCCCGGCCTGACCGGCGGCGCACTGGAGATGCTCTCGCCGCACCCCATCGGCGCCCTGGACTTCGACGCCGTGCCGGTCACCGCCGACGACGTGCTCGGCACGGTGGACCGCGGCTTCGCCGTCGCCATGGGCACCCTCAACCTCTTCCGCCCCAGTGTCGGTGCCTTCGCGGTCGGCATGGCCCAGGCCGCGCTCGAGGCCACCCTCGAACACACCCGCCGCCGCGAGGCCTTCGGCGGCCGGCTGATGGACCTGCAGACCGTCTCCCACCAGGTCGCCGAGATGGCCCTGCGCACGGAGGCGGCCCGGCTGATGGTCTACGCGGCGGCGACGGCGTACGACGACGGCGCGGCGGATGTACCGGGGCGCGCCGCGATGGCCAAGCTGCTCGCCACCGAGACCGCGCAGTACGTCGTGGACACCGCCGTGCAGCTGCACGGCGCCCGCGCCCTGCGCTGCGGCCACCTGCTCGAACACCTCTACCGTGAGGTGCGCGCCCCGCGCATCTACGAGGGCGCGAGCGAGGTCCAACGGGGCATCATCGCCAAGGAGTTGTACGCACAGACGGAGGAGGGATCCCGGTGA
- a CDS encoding AMP-binding protein, producing MQRSAHVDSFARDHLPPPDEWPELRFDLPELRYPDRLNCAAALLDHAAADRPVFHTPNGPTWTYGELRAHVDRIAHVLTGDLGVVPGNRVLLRGPTTPWLAACWLAVLKAGAIAVTVLAQQRGHELATMCDIALVRHALCDIRSVEDLAKADIPGLRITTYGGDGPDDLLHRPTPGTPYPAVDTAADDVALIAFTSGTTGRPKGCMHFHRDVLAIADTFSKHVLQPHADDVFTGSPPLGFTFGLGGLVVFPMRAGASSLLLEQAGPRQLLPAIAEHRVSVLFTAPTAYRAMLEELDGHDVTSLRRCVSAGENLPAATWRAWHERTGLRLINGIGATELLHIFVSAADEHIRPGTTGVPVPGWQARVQDAHGAPVHDGEPGLLAVRGPVGCRYLADPRQRQYVRGGWNITGDTYVRDPDGYFRYVARADDMIISAGYNIAGPEVEDALLRHPDVLETAVVGRPDEARGQVVVAYTVLREGAPRDPEALRAFVKSELAPYKCPREFVFLDALPRTATGKLQRFRLRTEGDRQ from the coding sequence ATGCAACGCTCGGCCCATGTCGACAGCTTCGCGCGCGACCATCTGCCGCCGCCCGACGAATGGCCCGAGCTGCGGTTCGACCTGCCGGAGCTGCGCTACCCCGATCGGCTGAACTGCGCCGCCGCACTCCTGGACCACGCCGCGGCGGACCGCCCGGTCTTCCACACACCGAACGGCCCCACCTGGACGTACGGCGAACTCCGCGCCCACGTCGACCGGATCGCGCACGTACTCACCGGCGACCTCGGGGTGGTCCCCGGCAACCGGGTACTGCTGCGCGGCCCCACCACGCCCTGGCTGGCCGCCTGCTGGCTGGCCGTGCTGAAGGCGGGCGCGATCGCGGTCACCGTGCTGGCCCAGCAGCGCGGCCACGAGCTGGCCACGATGTGCGACATCGCCCTGGTGCGGCACGCGCTGTGCGACATCCGGTCGGTGGAGGACCTGGCGAAGGCCGACATACCCGGGCTGCGGATCACCACGTACGGCGGTGACGGCCCCGACGACCTCCTGCACCGTCCGACGCCCGGCACGCCCTACCCGGCGGTCGACACCGCGGCCGACGACGTGGCCCTGATCGCGTTCACCTCGGGCACCACGGGTCGCCCGAAAGGGTGCATGCACTTCCACCGGGATGTGCTGGCCATAGCCGACACCTTTTCGAAGCATGTGCTGCAACCCCATGCGGACGACGTCTTCACCGGCTCTCCCCCGCTCGGCTTCACCTTCGGCCTCGGCGGACTGGTGGTATTCCCGATGCGGGCCGGCGCCAGCTCCCTGCTGCTGGAACAGGCCGGCCCCCGCCAGTTGCTCCCCGCGATCGCCGAGCACCGCGTGTCGGTCCTGTTCACCGCGCCGACCGCCTACCGCGCCATGCTGGAAGAGCTCGACGGCCATGACGTGACGTCGCTACGGCGCTGTGTGTCGGCCGGCGAGAACCTGCCCGCGGCCACCTGGCGGGCCTGGCACGAGCGCACCGGACTCCGGCTCATCAACGGCATCGGTGCGACCGAGCTGCTGCACATCTTCGTGTCCGCCGCGGACGAGCACATCAGGCCGGGCACCACGGGCGTGCCGGTGCCGGGCTGGCAGGCGCGGGTGCAGGACGCGCACGGCGCGCCGGTGCACGACGGCGAGCCCGGTCTGCTCGCCGTGCGCGGCCCGGTCGGCTGCCGCTACCTCGCCGACCCACGGCAACGGCAGTACGTGCGCGGCGGCTGGAACATCACCGGCGACACATACGTCCGCGACCCCGACGGCTACTTCCGCTATGTGGCCCGCGCCGACGACATGATCATCTCCGCCGGGTACAACATCGCCGGTCCGGAGGTGGAGGACGCGCTGCTGCGCCACCCGGACGTGCTGGAGACGGCGGTCGTCGGCCGCCCGGACGAGGCCCGGGGACAGGTGGTGGTGGCCTACACGGTGCTGCGCGAGGGCGCCCCGCGCGACCCGGAGGCCCTGCGCGCGTTCGTCAAGTCCGAGCTGGCTCCCTACAAGTGCCCGCGCGAGTTCGTCTTCCTCGACGCGCTCCCCCGCACCGCCACCGGCAAACTGCAGCGCTTCCGGCTGCGCACCGAAGGTGACCGGCAGTGA
- a CDS encoding PaaX family transcriptional regulator C-terminal domain-containing protein, with protein MINVSEQHAPRSLIVTLYGAYGRFMPGPVPVAELIRLLAAVGVDAPSVRSSVSRLKRRGLLLPARTQQGAAGYELSPEARQLMEDGDRRIYATPPVADAGWVLAVFSVPESERQKRHVLRSRLASLGFGTAAPGVWIAPARLYEETEHTLRRLHLDPYVDFFRGEHLGFAPTAEAVARWWDLAAIAKAHERFLDAHAPVLRAWEHRPGTPPEEAYRDYLLALDSWRHLPYADPGLPTPLLPAGWPGVRSAQVFQGLHKRLRDAGAEFAGV; from the coding sequence ATGATCAACGTGTCCGAGCAGCACGCCCCCAGGTCCCTCATCGTCACGCTCTACGGCGCGTACGGCCGCTTCATGCCCGGCCCGGTGCCCGTCGCCGAGCTGATCCGGCTCCTGGCCGCGGTCGGCGTGGACGCGCCCTCGGTCCGGTCCTCCGTGTCCCGGCTCAAACGCCGCGGCCTGCTGCTGCCGGCCCGTACGCAGCAGGGCGCGGCGGGCTACGAACTCTCGCCGGAGGCACGCCAGTTGATGGAGGACGGCGACCGGCGCATCTACGCGACGCCGCCCGTGGCGGACGCGGGCTGGGTGCTGGCGGTGTTCTCCGTGCCCGAGTCGGAGCGGCAGAAGCGCCATGTGCTGCGCTCCCGGCTGGCGAGCCTGGGCTTCGGCACGGCGGCACCGGGTGTGTGGATCGCCCCGGCCCGGCTGTACGAGGAGACGGAGCACACCCTGCGCCGGCTGCACCTGGATCCGTACGTCGACTTCTTCCGCGGTGAGCACCTGGGCTTCGCGCCGACCGCCGAGGCGGTCGCCCGCTGGTGGGACCTGGCCGCGATCGCCAAGGCGCACGAGCGTTTCCTGGACGCGCACGCCCCGGTGCTGCGCGCCTGGGAGCACCGTCCGGGCACCCCGCCCGAGGAGGCCTACCGGGACTACCTCCTCGCCCTCGACTCCTGGCGCCACCTGCCCTACGCCGACCCCGGTCTGCCCACTCCTCTGCTCCCCGCGGGCTGGCCGGGCGTGCGCTCGGCGCAGGTGTTCCAGGGGCTGCACAAGAGGCTGCGGGACGCGGGGGCGGAGTTCGCGGGGGTGTGA
- a CDS encoding bifunctional salicylyl-CoA 5-hydroxylase/oxidoreductase, whose product MRVAIIGGGPGGLYAAALLKRLDPTREVTVWERNAPDVTFGFGVVLSDETLGGIEHADPVVYEALQEHFVRWDDIDITHRGVRHRSGGHGFAALGRRRLLGILQERCRALGVGLKFSAEAPHPDVLAAEYDLVVAADGVHSTTRDTYADVFTPQVTTHRCRYIWLAADFPFDAFRFEIAETEHGVMQLHGYPYASDASTVIVEMREEVWKAAGFDEVAPHESIERCAKIFPDALRGRSLHSNNSTWTTFRTVVNACWSHGNVVLLGDAAHTAHFSIGSGTKLAVEDALALAACLQEQPDVPSALAAYEEERKPVVASTQRAARASLEWFENLPLHLGQPPRQFAFNLLTRSRRVTHDNLRLRDAHFTEAVEREFGCPPGTPPMFTPFRLRGLTLRNRVVVSPMDMYSATDGVPGDFHLVHLGSRALGGAGLVMTEMVCVSEEGRITPGCAGLYTGRQAEAWRRVTDFVHGQAPGTAIGVQLGHSGRKGSTKLMWEGMDEPLPHGNWPLVAASPLPYKPGSQTPRQLSRAQLTDIREQFTAAAWRAARAGFDLLELHCAHGYLLSGFLSPLTNRRTDAYGGSPERRLRFPLEVFDAVRAVWPAERPMTVRISATDWAEGGTTAEDAVGVARAFAAHGADAIDVSTGQVVAEERPEFGRSYQTPFADRIRHEVGVPVIAVGAISSWDDVNSLILAGRTDLCALGRPHLYDPHWTLHAAAEQGYEGPGVAWPAPYRAGSRRPQTGRTDAPKPRLTLGG is encoded by the coding sequence ATGCGCGTGGCGATCATCGGCGGTGGCCCCGGTGGCCTGTACGCGGCAGCGCTGCTCAAGCGGCTCGATCCCACCCGTGAGGTCACCGTCTGGGAGCGCAACGCCCCGGACGTCACCTTCGGCTTCGGGGTGGTCCTGTCCGACGAAACGCTGGGCGGCATCGAACATGCCGACCCCGTGGTGTACGAGGCGCTGCAGGAGCACTTCGTCCGCTGGGACGACATCGACATCACGCACCGAGGTGTACGGCACCGCTCCGGAGGCCACGGTTTCGCGGCGCTGGGCCGCCGTCGCCTCCTCGGGATCCTGCAAGAACGCTGCCGCGCGCTCGGAGTGGGGCTGAAGTTCTCCGCCGAGGCGCCGCACCCGGACGTGCTGGCGGCGGAGTACGACCTCGTCGTAGCCGCCGACGGAGTGCACAGCACCACCCGCGACACCTACGCCGATGTGTTCACCCCCCAGGTGACGACGCACCGCTGCCGCTACATCTGGCTCGCCGCGGACTTCCCCTTCGACGCCTTCCGCTTCGAGATCGCCGAGACCGAACACGGCGTCATGCAACTGCACGGCTACCCCTATGCGTCCGACGCCTCCACCGTGATCGTCGAGATGCGCGAGGAGGTCTGGAAGGCGGCGGGATTCGACGAAGTCGCCCCGCACGAGTCCATCGAGCGCTGCGCCAAGATCTTCCCCGACGCTCTTCGCGGCCGCTCGCTGCACTCCAACAACTCGACGTGGACCACCTTCCGTACGGTGGTCAACGCCTGCTGGTCGCACGGCAACGTCGTCCTCCTCGGCGACGCCGCGCACACCGCCCACTTCTCCATCGGCTCCGGCACCAAACTCGCCGTCGAGGACGCCCTCGCCCTCGCCGCCTGTCTCCAGGAACAGCCGGACGTCCCCAGCGCGCTGGCGGCCTACGAGGAGGAGCGCAAACCCGTCGTCGCCTCCACCCAGCGGGCCGCCCGCGCCAGCCTCGAATGGTTCGAGAACCTCCCCCTCCACCTCGGCCAGCCGCCCCGCCAGTTCGCCTTCAACCTGCTCACCCGCAGCCGCCGCGTCACCCACGACAACCTCCGGCTGCGCGACGCCCACTTCACCGAGGCGGTCGAGCGCGAGTTCGGCTGCCCGCCCGGCACACCCCCGATGTTCACCCCGTTCCGGCTGCGCGGCCTGACCCTGCGCAACCGGGTCGTGGTGTCGCCGATGGACATGTACTCCGCCACCGACGGCGTCCCCGGCGACTTCCACCTGGTCCACCTCGGCTCCCGCGCCCTCGGCGGGGCCGGTCTGGTCATGACCGAGATGGTGTGCGTGAGCGAGGAGGGCCGTATCACGCCGGGCTGCGCCGGGCTCTACACCGGCCGGCAGGCCGAGGCGTGGCGGCGCGTCACCGACTTCGTGCACGGCCAGGCCCCCGGCACCGCGATCGGCGTCCAGCTCGGTCACTCCGGCCGCAAGGGCTCCACGAAGCTGATGTGGGAGGGCATGGACGAGCCGTTGCCCCACGGCAACTGGCCCCTCGTCGCCGCCTCCCCGCTGCCGTACAAGCCGGGCAGCCAGACCCCGCGCCAGCTCTCCCGTGCCCAACTCACCGACATCCGCGAGCAGTTCACGGCCGCCGCCTGGCGGGCCGCCCGAGCCGGGTTCGACCTGCTGGAGCTGCACTGCGCACACGGCTATCTGCTCTCCGGCTTCCTCTCCCCGCTCACCAACCGGCGCACCGACGCCTACGGCGGCTCGCCGGAGCGGCGGCTGAGGTTCCCGCTGGAGGTCTTCGACGCCGTACGCGCGGTGTGGCCGGCGGAGCGGCCCATGACGGTCCGCATCTCGGCCACGGACTGGGCCGAGGGCGGTACGACCGCCGAGGACGCGGTCGGGGTCGCCCGCGCCTTCGCCGCGCACGGGGCCGACGCGATCGACGTCTCCACCGGGCAGGTCGTGGCCGAGGAACGGCCGGAGTTCGGGCGGTCGTACCAGACGCCGTTCGCCGACCGGATCCGGCACGAGGTCGGGGTCCCGGTGATCGCCGTCGGCGCTATCTCGTCCTGGGACGACGTCAACTCGCTGATCCTGGCCGGGCGTACGGACCTGTGCGCGCTGGGCCGCCCGCACCTGTACGACCCGCACTGGACGCTGCACGCGGCGGCCGAGCAGGGGTACGAGGGCCCCGGCGTCGCCTGGCCCGCTCCCTACCGCGCGGGCAGCAGGCGCCCGCAGACCGGGCGCACGGACGCCCCGAAGCCGCGGTTGACCCTCGGCGGATGA
- a CDS encoding enoyl-CoA hydratase family protein yields MSPFTGSAARTSDWGHLRVQLADGVATVTLTRPEKLNALTFGAYADLRDLLAELSRERAVRALVLAGEGRGFCSGGDVEEIIGATLAMDTARLLDFNRMTGQVVRAIRECPFPVIAAVHGVAAGAGAVLALAADFRVADPSARFAFLFTRVGLSGGDMGAAYLLPRVVGLGHATRLLMLGEPVRAPEAERIGLISELTEEGRADEAALTLARRLADGPALAYAQTKALLTAELDMPLAASIELDASTQALLMNGEDYAEFHAAFTEKRPPKWRGR; encoded by the coding sequence ATGAGTCCCTTCACCGGCTCCGCCGCCCGCACCTCCGACTGGGGACATCTGCGGGTCCAGCTCGCCGACGGGGTCGCCACCGTCACCCTCACCCGCCCCGAGAAACTCAACGCGCTCACCTTCGGCGCCTACGCCGACCTGCGCGATCTGCTGGCCGAGCTGTCCCGGGAGCGCGCCGTACGCGCCCTGGTACTGGCCGGCGAGGGGCGGGGCTTCTGCTCCGGCGGCGATGTCGAGGAGATCATCGGCGCCACCCTCGCCATGGACACCGCCCGGTTGCTCGACTTCAACCGGATGACCGGCCAGGTCGTCCGGGCGATCAGGGAGTGCCCGTTTCCGGTGATCGCGGCGGTGCACGGCGTGGCGGCCGGCGCCGGAGCGGTCCTCGCCCTCGCCGCCGACTTCCGCGTGGCCGACCCGAGCGCCCGCTTCGCCTTCCTCTTCACCCGCGTCGGCCTGTCCGGCGGTGACATGGGCGCGGCCTATCTGCTGCCCCGCGTCGTCGGCCTCGGCCACGCCACCCGCCTGCTCATGCTGGGCGAACCGGTCCGGGCCCCCGAGGCCGAGCGCATCGGCCTGATCAGCGAACTGACGGAAGAGGGCCGGGCGGACGAGGCCGCGCTGACGCTGGCCCGCCGCCTGGCCGACGGCCCCGCCCTGGCGTACGCCCAGACGAAGGCCCTGCTGACGGCCGAACTGGACATGCCCCTGGCGGCCTCGATCGAGCTGGACGCCTCGACCCAGGCGTTGCTGATGAACGGCGAGGACTACGCCGAGTTCCACGCGGCCTTCACGGAGAAGCGCCCGCCGAAGTGGCGGGGGAGGTGA